One window of Botrimarina mediterranea genomic DNA carries:
- a CDS encoding RNA polymerase sigma factor: MAVSDTTIRRYTESDPDVRLMLRVRDDDAAAFAELVNRHQDRLVSVLTYQVGRRELAEELAQETFLRVYKARHRYEPGAKFSTWLFTIAGNLALNSLRGLSRKKEVRLAAQSPDETGAAAPHPTAASSAMPTRQADRTELCDAVQAAIATLSERQRTAVLLAKFENMDYVEIGEVLGMTDKGVKSLLARAREKLRQTLGPYIERGEAVGGLTGADAMTQELGSVEGGSR, from the coding sequence TTGGCTGTCAGCGACACCACGATCCGCCGCTACACCGAATCCGACCCGGACGTGCGGCTGATGCTGCGCGTGCGGGACGACGACGCCGCGGCGTTCGCCGAGCTGGTGAACCGGCACCAGGACCGGCTCGTCTCGGTGCTGACGTATCAGGTCGGACGCCGTGAGCTGGCCGAGGAGCTGGCCCAAGAGACCTTCCTCCGCGTCTACAAGGCCCGCCACCGCTACGAGCCGGGCGCTAAGTTTTCGACGTGGCTATTCACGATCGCGGGCAACCTGGCGCTGAACTCGCTGCGGGGCCTGTCGCGGAAGAAGGAAGTGCGACTCGCCGCGCAGTCGCCCGACGAGACCGGCGCCGCGGCGCCGCATCCCACGGCGGCGAGCTCGGCGATGCCCACCCGCCAGGCCGACCGCACCGAGCTGTGCGACGCGGTCCAGGCGGCGATCGCCACGCTCAGCGAGCGGCAACGCACCGCGGTCTTGCTGGCGAAGTTCGAGAACATGGACTACGTGGAGATCGGCGAGGTGCTTGGCATGACCGACAAAGGGGTCAAGTCGCTGCTCGCCCGCGCGCGGGAGAAGCTGCGTCAGACGCTGGGCCCCTACATCGAACGCGGTGAAGCGGTCGGCGGACTCACGGGCGCCGACGCGATGACGCAAGAACTCGGCAGCGTCGAGGGGGGCTCGCGATGA
- a CDS encoding sugar phosphate isomerase/epimerase family protein, whose amino-acid sequence MFVTASTECFPDRSNEAVLELLIDLGFTSVELALNESAPGGWMKPSEVLADTDNAIKRCGSTARMDIAALSIQSDAEGPAVLDEFEAICKLAKALKVVTIVVPSSPLGTPFNEEIEKLKKMVALAALEGAVVALKTQVDCMTQDLETAAVFCNHVKGLGLALDPSCYTTGPHKGKAIDKLLPFVRHTHLRDSTKDEYQVRVGQGEIDYGKLITQLQRVKYRRALSIHMTPMEGLEHPPEVRKLRLLLDSLL is encoded by the coding sequence GTGTTTGTCACCGCCTCGACGGAGTGTTTCCCCGATCGCAGCAATGAAGCCGTCCTCGAGCTACTGATCGACCTGGGGTTCACCTCGGTCGAACTGGCTCTCAACGAGTCGGCGCCCGGCGGCTGGATGAAGCCCTCGGAGGTGCTCGCCGACACCGATAACGCGATCAAGCGCTGCGGCTCGACCGCCCGGATGGACATCGCCGCGCTAAGCATCCAGAGCGACGCCGAGGGCCCCGCGGTGCTCGACGAGTTCGAGGCGATCTGCAAACTCGCCAAGGCGCTGAAGGTGGTGACGATTGTCGTGCCCAGCTCGCCGCTGGGGACGCCGTTCAACGAAGAGATCGAGAAGCTGAAGAAGATGGTCGCGCTGGCGGCGCTGGAAGGCGCCGTGGTGGCCCTGAAGACGCAGGTCGATTGCATGACGCAGGACCTCGAGACGGCCGCCGTGTTCTGCAACCACGTGAAGGGCCTCGGCCTGGCGCTCGACCCGAGCTGCTACACCACGGGGCCGCACAAGGGCAAAGCGATCGACAAGCTGCTCCCGTTCGTCCGCCACACGCACCTGCGCGACAGCACCAAGGACGAGTACCAGGTCCGCGTCGGCCAGGGCGAGATCGACTACGGCAAGCTGATCACGCAGCTGCAGCGCGTCAAATACCGCCGAGCCCTGTCGATCCACATGACGCCGATGGAAGGGCTGGAGCACCCGCCAGAGGTGCGGAAGCTGCGGCTGTTGCTCGACTCGTTGCTGTAG
- the sppA gene encoding signal peptide peptidase SppA, with translation MNDAPASPNAPTPAPQYILQPRESLFGRFGKLLLVVLVFCIISMMGMASQMQEYFGDGRGPRERFHSLSRTATNKIAVVHVSGAIMEGDDFVEKQFEAIEKDDSVKAVVLRIDSPGGTVTYSDRLFHQAKKLREERDLPMVVSMGSLCASGGYYLAMAVGDQENAIYAEPTTWTGSIGVVIPNYNFSRTMNMYGAQDLSVVSGELKLMGSPTKPRTEEETEVLQELVDITFEGFKDVVREGRPKFAADDEALDAVATGQVFTAKQAIDNGLVDSIGFLEAAIDRAMQLANLSPTTARAVEYEARRTPIEQFLNASAPEQPATNGVDLRALDLQTLVELSSPRAYFLSTMAPVLLRSN, from the coding sequence ATGAACGACGCCCCCGCCTCGCCAAACGCTCCCACTCCCGCGCCCCAGTACATCCTCCAACCCCGAGAAAGCCTCTTCGGGCGCTTCGGCAAGCTGCTGCTGGTCGTGCTCGTCTTCTGTATCATCTCGATGATGGGGATGGCCTCGCAGATGCAGGAGTACTTCGGCGACGGCCGCGGCCCACGCGAGCGCTTCCACTCGCTGAGCCGGACCGCGACCAACAAGATTGCGGTTGTCCACGTCAGCGGCGCCATCATGGAAGGGGACGACTTCGTCGAGAAGCAATTCGAAGCCATCGAGAAGGACGACTCGGTGAAGGCCGTCGTCCTGCGGATCGACTCCCCCGGCGGCACCGTCACCTACAGCGACCGGCTCTTCCACCAAGCGAAGAAGCTACGCGAAGAGCGGGACCTGCCGATGGTCGTCAGCATGGGGAGCCTGTGCGCGTCGGGCGGCTATTACCTGGCGATGGCCGTCGGCGACCAAGAGAACGCCATCTACGCCGAGCCCACCACCTGGACCGGGTCGATCGGCGTGGTGATCCCTAACTACAACTTCTCGCGCACGATGAATATGTACGGGGCACAAGACCTGTCGGTCGTCAGCGGCGAGCTCAAGCTGATGGGGAGCCCCACCAAGCCCCGCACCGAAGAGGAGACCGAGGTCCTGCAGGAACTCGTGGACATCACGTTCGAGGGCTTTAAGGACGTGGTCCGTGAAGGCCGGCCCAAGTTCGCCGCCGACGACGAAGCGCTCGACGCCGTCGCCACCGGACAAGTCTTCACCGCCAAGCAAGCGATCGACAACGGCCTCGTCGATTCTATCGGCTTCCTCGAAGCCGCCATCGACCGCGCGATGCAGCTGGCGAACCTCTCGCCCACGACGGCCCGCGCCGTCGAGTACGAAGCCCGCCGCACGCCGATCGAACAGTTCCTCAACGCCAGCGCCCCAGAACAACCCGCCACCAACGGCGTCGACCTGCGGGCGCTTGATCTCCAAACATTAGTCGAACTGTCGTCCCCCCGGGCCTATTTCCTCAGCACGATGGCCCCCGTCCTGCTGCGATCGAATTGA
- the rlmN gene encoding 23S rRNA (adenine(2503)-C(2))-methyltransferase RlmN, translating into MPAPHLLDDIDAALAAACQRLALPAYRAKQVRKWLLEKRAQGWDTMTDLPKALRTQLEGEFQLWTAEVAKHTAADDGTEKLLLQLAGGGRIECVLLRENIGKRAKEVESPASLAPEGRRRTMCISTQVGCAMGCVFCASGLDGVDRNLTTGEIVEQVLRLQHRLGPEERLSHLVVMGMGEPLANLDNLLPALNEVSRPDGLGISPRRITISTVGLPPAIRKLARSEDGSRYRLAISLHAPNDELRNRIVPVNKNIGVEAVMAAADDYYEVSGRRLTFEYVLLAELNDQPEHAHQLVGLLKSRNALLNVIPYNPVEGLPYRTPTMEAQQRFRTILETGGVEVRFRHRKGDKINAACGQLRRSTPPSVVPITSNL; encoded by the coding sequence ATGCCCGCCCCCCACCTGCTCGACGACATCGACGCCGCCCTCGCGGCCGCTTGCCAGCGGCTTGCGCTGCCGGCGTATCGCGCGAAGCAGGTGCGGAAGTGGCTGCTCGAAAAGCGCGCCCAGGGCTGGGACACGATGACCGACCTCCCCAAAGCGCTGCGCACGCAGCTCGAGGGGGAGTTTCAGCTCTGGACCGCCGAGGTCGCCAAGCACACCGCCGCCGACGACGGCACCGAAAAACTCTTGCTGCAACTTGCCGGGGGCGGCCGCATCGAGTGCGTGCTGCTGCGCGAGAATATCGGCAAGCGCGCCAAAGAAGTCGAAAGCCCCGCGTCCCTGGCGCCCGAAGGACGACGTCGCACCATGTGCATCAGCACGCAGGTCGGCTGCGCGATGGGCTGCGTCTTCTGCGCCAGCGGCCTCGACGGCGTCGATCGCAACCTCACTACCGGCGAGATCGTCGAGCAAGTCCTCCGCCTCCAGCACCGCCTCGGTCCCGAAGAGCGGCTCAGCCACCTCGTCGTCATGGGCATGGGCGAACCGCTGGCGAATCTCGACAACCTCCTCCCCGCGCTGAACGAAGTAAGCCGGCCCGACGGCTTGGGCATTAGCCCGCGACGGATCACGATCTCAACGGTCGGCCTGCCGCCCGCGATCCGCAAGCTCGCGCGCTCCGAGGACGGCAGCCGCTACCGTCTCGCTATCTCGCTGCACGCGCCGAACGACGAGCTGCGCAACCGCATCGTCCCGGTCAACAAGAACATCGGCGTCGAAGCCGTTATGGCCGCGGCAGACGATTACTACGAAGTCAGCGGCCGGCGGTTGACGTTCGAGTACGTGCTGCTCGCCGAACTCAACGACCAGCCCGAGCACGCCCACCAACTCGTCGGCCTGCTCAAGTCGCGCAACGCGCTGCTGAACGTGATCCCTTACAACCCGGTCGAGGGACTGCCCTACCGCACGCCGACGATGGAGGCGCAGCAGCGGTTCCGCACGATCCTCGAAACGGGCGGCGTCGAGGTGCGCTTCCGCCACCGCAAAGGCGACAAGATCAACGCCGCCTGCGGCCAACTCCGCCGCAGCACACCGCCAAGCGTCGTGCCCATAACATCGAATCTGTAG
- a CDS encoding PDZ domain-containing protein, with translation MRVFGLLAVAAAALAAVQMVSPSVLAQVNVDVEDAPAEDEGTLIQIGPDGGVNVDVDVDGDRARRLRERMLERRAARQGGVDFAPRAVSRYWIGVGGESVSDAIRAQVDLADNEGLLLGAVDPEGPAGKAGVRRFDILVRANGEPIASIEPLAEIVGQQGEAKAPITLELLRRGKPVVVEVTPEERPAEAAVAVPENFGRRGLFGPGGLFGADGVFANGEGLGEGELGAMLEGMPMAAGVSVSVRREGEGPAQVTVTQGDKTWTFDEGDDEAIAKLPGDVRPMVEQMLNNQGGVFQPGFEGFGLDVPGFQMQLQGDAAMRMRAMEERMRALQSRMGAEPPRSGVPEIAPQENLDEAPAFVPEEPTPPEAEWPTELVVPANPEE, from the coding sequence ATGCGTGTTTTCGGACTTCTTGCTGTCGCCGCCGCGGCTTTAGCGGCGGTCCAAATGGTCTCTCCGTCGGTTCTCGCCCAAGTCAACGTCGACGTGGAGGACGCTCCCGCGGAGGACGAAGGGACGCTGATTCAGATCGGCCCCGACGGCGGCGTGAACGTCGATGTCGATGTGGACGGCGACCGCGCCCGTCGGCTCCGCGAGCGGATGCTCGAGCGCCGCGCTGCACGGCAGGGGGGCGTCGATTTCGCTCCGCGGGCGGTTTCTCGTTACTGGATCGGCGTCGGCGGTGAGAGTGTGTCGGATGCGATCCGTGCGCAAGTGGACCTGGCCGACAACGAGGGCCTGCTCCTCGGTGCGGTCGATCCCGAAGGCCCAGCCGGCAAGGCGGGCGTGCGGCGGTTCGACATCCTCGTCAGGGCCAATGGCGAGCCGATCGCTTCGATCGAGCCGCTGGCGGAAATCGTCGGCCAGCAGGGCGAAGCCAAGGCGCCGATCACGCTCGAGCTGCTGCGTCGCGGCAAGCCGGTCGTGGTCGAGGTGACGCCCGAAGAGCGTCCGGCCGAGGCGGCGGTTGCGGTTCCCGAGAACTTCGGTCGTCGCGGCCTGTTCGGTCCAGGCGGCCTCTTCGGCGCCGATGGCGTGTTTGCGAATGGCGAAGGCCTTGGTGAAGGCGAGTTGGGCGCGATGCTCGAGGGCATGCCGATGGCGGCGGGCGTCTCGGTGAGCGTCAGGCGTGAAGGCGAAGGCCCCGCGCAGGTGACCGTCACCCAGGGCGACAAGACCTGGACGTTCGATGAGGGCGATGACGAAGCGATCGCCAAACTCCCCGGTGACGTGCGACCGATGGTCGAGCAGATGCTCAACAATCAGGGCGGCGTGTTCCAGCCGGGCTTTGAGGGCTTCGGCCTGGATGTGCCCGGCTTCCAGATGCAACTGCAAGGCGACGCCGCTATGCGGATGCGGGCGATGGAAGAGCGGATGCGGGCGCTGCAAAGCCGGATGGGCGCCGAGCCGCCACGATCGGGCGTCCCCGAAATAGCGCCGCAAGAGAACCTCGACGAGGCCCCGGCGTTCGTCCCCGAAGAGCCCACTCCCCCCGAAGCGGAATGGCCGACGGAGCTGGTGGTGCCTGCCAATCCGGAGGAGTAG
- a CDS encoding prolipoprotein diacylglyceryl transferase, with the protein MLSELFRIPVEAGGVPILGAGVLLALWVLGFGALMGWHAIQRGVDGEFWAYTQPLVVGALVLFFAPRFAPQGVPIRGYGVMLLVAISVGLAMAVHRARRHGVAPDTIFALAFWLFVAGIAGARAFFVIEYWEEKYAGQPLGETIIDVLQFTEGGLVVYGSVIGGLIAFIWFMRRHQLPLFGMADIIAPCFMAGLAIGRIGCLLNGCCYGGACDLPWAVTFPTESPPFMDQLVHGELHGVRLVESDGVQLIEDGAAKRIASINGEPVATLEDTAQILSEAYAYAKPVELKLADGDVVERPAATRARSLPIHPTQLYSTIDAGLTAWLLWAWFPHRRRDGEVALLMFTIYPVTRFLTEAIRTDEPAIFGTGLSISQNVSLVVLVLAVLGWAWLLRTPPGRRLREAPVPPLGGRTPAGAAA; encoded by the coding sequence ATGCTGAGCGAGCTCTTCCGCATCCCCGTCGAAGCCGGCGGCGTCCCGATCCTTGGGGCGGGCGTGCTGCTCGCGCTGTGGGTGCTTGGCTTCGGCGCGCTGATGGGGTGGCATGCGATCCAGCGCGGCGTGGACGGCGAGTTCTGGGCTTATACGCAACCGCTAGTGGTTGGCGCGCTGGTGCTGTTCTTCGCGCCGCGCTTCGCGCCGCAGGGCGTGCCGATCCGTGGCTACGGCGTGATGCTGCTCGTGGCGATCAGCGTCGGTCTGGCTATGGCGGTGCATCGGGCGCGGAGGCACGGCGTCGCGCCGGACACCATCTTTGCGCTGGCGTTCTGGCTGTTCGTCGCGGGGATCGCCGGCGCGCGGGCGTTCTTTGTCATCGAGTATTGGGAAGAGAAGTACGCCGGCCAGCCGCTCGGCGAGACGATCATCGACGTGCTGCAGTTCACCGAAGGAGGACTGGTGGTCTACGGCTCGGTGATCGGGGGTCTTATCGCGTTCATCTGGTTCATGCGCCGCCATCAGCTGCCGCTCTTCGGCATGGCCGACATCATCGCGCCGTGCTTCATGGCGGGATTGGCGATCGGTCGGATCGGCTGCTTGCTCAACGGCTGTTGTTACGGCGGCGCGTGCGACCTGCCGTGGGCGGTGACATTCCCGACGGAGAGCCCGCCGTTCATGGACCAGCTCGTACACGGCGAACTGCACGGCGTGCGGCTCGTCGAGAGCGATGGCGTTCAACTCATCGAAGATGGCGCCGCTAAGAGGATCGCGTCGATCAACGGCGAGCCGGTCGCCACACTTGAAGACACAGCGCAGATTTTGAGCGAAGCCTATGCCTACGCGAAGCCCGTCGAGTTGAAACTCGCCGATGGCGACGTGGTCGAGCGGCCTGCCGCGACGAGGGCGCGGAGCCTGCCGATCCACCCGACGCAGCTCTACAGCACGATCGACGCGGGGCTCACGGCGTGGCTCCTGTGGGCGTGGTTCCCCCACCGCCGCCGCGACGGCGAGGTGGCGCTCCTCATGTTCACGATCTATCCCGTGACGCGGTTCCTGACCGAGGCGATCCGCACCGACGAGCCGGCCATTTTCGGGACCGGGCTGAGCATCTCGCAGAACGTGAGTCTCGTGGTGCTCGTGCTGGCGGTGCTTGGCTGGGCGTGGCTGTTGCGGACCCCCCCGGGGCGGCGCCTGCGGGAAGCGCCCGTGCCTCCCCTCGGCGGCCGAACCCCCGCCGGAGCGGCCGCGTAG
- the panC gene encoding pantoate--beta-alanine ligase, producing the protein MPTPLLIHEIDATRQWVRERQRAGETVGVVPTMGALHAGHLSLAEAATKGCDRVIATVFVNPTQFAPSEDFERYPRDLEADAKKLGDVGVDAVFAPSVEAMYPPGATTSIDVGSVARPFEGAIRPTHFAGVATVVAKLLLIAPADRAYFGQKDYQQTVVVRRMVADLNLPIEVVVCPTVREADGIAMSSRNAYLSADERQRALCLSQGLREAERLHAAGERDASKLREAARRAIASTEGVELQYVAVLRDGTMDEVETVDAPAVIAVAARVGQTRLIDNVRLA; encoded by the coding sequence ATGCCCACGCCGCTGCTGATCCACGAAATCGACGCCACGCGCCAGTGGGTGCGTGAACGCCAGCGCGCGGGCGAGACCGTCGGCGTTGTGCCGACGATGGGCGCGTTGCATGCCGGGCACCTGTCGCTTGCCGAGGCGGCGACCAAGGGCTGCGACCGGGTGATCGCGACGGTGTTCGTGAACCCGACCCAGTTCGCGCCGAGCGAGGACTTCGAGCGTTACCCGCGCGACCTCGAGGCGGACGCGAAGAAGCTCGGCGATGTCGGCGTCGATGCGGTCTTCGCGCCGAGCGTCGAGGCGATGTACCCGCCCGGCGCGACGACGAGCATCGATGTTGGTTCGGTGGCGCGTCCCTTCGAGGGAGCGATCCGCCCGACGCACTTCGCCGGCGTGGCGACCGTGGTCGCGAAGCTGCTGCTGATCGCCCCCGCGGACCGCGCGTACTTCGGGCAGAAGGATTACCAGCAGACCGTCGTTGTGCGGCGGATGGTCGCCGACCTCAACCTGCCGATCGAGGTCGTCGTCTGCCCCACGGTGCGCGAAGCGGACGGCATCGCGATGAGCAGCCGCAACGCGTACCTCTCCGCGGACGAACGCCAGCGCGCGCTGTGCTTGTCGCAAGGCCTGCGTGAGGCGGAGCGGCTCCATGCGGCGGGGGAACGCGATGCTAGCAAGCTGCGTGAAGCGGCCCGTCGGGCTATCGCTTCCACCGAGGGGGTCGAGTTGCAGTACGTCGCGGTGCTGCGCGACGGGACGATGGACGAGGTCGAGACCGTTGACGCGCCCGCCGTGATCGCCGTCGCCGCGCGGGTGGGGCAAACGCGGTTGATTGATAACGTGAGGCTGGCGTAA
- the folK gene encoding 2-amino-4-hydroxy-6-hydroxymethyldihydropteridine diphosphokinase has protein sequence MPRTLVSLGSNLGDAAASLDAAIEGLEKLAVTGTLRASSRHATPPIGGPAGQSDFLNAAATFDSELPPLELLAALQAIEQSLDRTRHTRWAARTLDVDLLLYGDGVIDAPTLRVPHPRMSFRPFVLEPAEEVAGDWWHPECGATIAQLLEQLQSGADALLLVGDDGGDDNDVREWIAAERGITIRVVEEATALTAPRLTIDANRTRTPAPVPGPRLALVDCPAGHWREEVLAAVECVWPRANRSQPPVQLGPGQ, from the coding sequence ATGCCACGTACGCTCGTGTCGCTCGGATCGAACCTCGGCGACGCCGCTGCGTCGCTCGACGCGGCGATCGAAGGGCTCGAAAAGCTCGCCGTCACGGGCACGTTGCGTGCTAGCAGCCGTCATGCGACGCCGCCCATCGGCGGTCCCGCGGGTCAGAGCGATTTTCTGAACGCTGCCGCGACATTCGATAGCGAGCTTCCGCCATTGGAGTTGTTAGCGGCGTTGCAAGCGATCGAGCAGTCGCTCGATCGCACGCGCCACACCCGCTGGGCGGCGCGGACGCTCGATGTCGACCTCTTGCTCTATGGCGATGGAGTGATCGACGCGCCGACGCTGCGCGTCCCGCATCCGCGGATGTCGTTCCGGCCGTTCGTGCTCGAGCCCGCGGAAGAAGTTGCGGGCGATTGGTGGCATCCCGAATGCGGCGCGACGATCGCGCAATTACTCGAGCAGTTGCAAAGCGGCGCCGACGCGCTGCTGCTCGTCGGCGACGATGGCGGCGACGATAACGACGTCCGTGAGTGGATTGCCGCAGAACGCGGCATAACGATTCGCGTCGTTGAAGAGGCGACCGCCCTGACGGCGCCGCGGCTGACGATCGATGCGAATCGAACGCGGACGCCGGCGCCTGTTCCCGGGCCACGCCTCGCGCTGGTGGACTGCCCCGCGGGGCATTGGCGCGAGGAGGTGCTTGCGGCAGTGGAATGCGTTTGGCCGCGGGCGAACCGCAGTCAGCCCCCGGTCCAATTAGGCCCCGGTCAATGA
- the hemE gene encoding uroporphyrinogen decarboxylase gives MSEAVVTSEDSSGKAFAGLRVLSLESRRAAEMARLIEKHGGEAHVSPSMREELVDDDRPAIEFAHRLVGGEIDAVILLTGVGVKMFIDQVERHVGRQRLLDSLSDIPTLARGPKPVAVMRELGLKPTLRAPAPNTWREVLATIDTQLPVANQTIGLQEYGETNPSLIAGLEARGARVDRLQVYRWALPDDTAPLEANARRLAEGEADVVMLTSANQLNNLMVVAERLGIENAVREGFRNAVVVSIGPTTSERLRAMELPVDIESSGAMGKMVADAAAGSHAILERKKGLRQLLGGEPATLVVGGKRVPPLFQENSTDHSRGRLADDTRLQVLRDAVAGQPWADSDFLRACRREPVSRTPVWLMRQAGRYMPEYRAVRAQHSFLDLCKNPALCSEVMCTAVDYLGVDAAIIFSDLLPILEPMGLELEFAPGDGPVIHNPVREAEDVERVIDLTSVDALWFVVETVRKTRADLPSHLPLIGFAGAPFTLASYVIEGGGSRNYLHTRTLMQRDEGAWRELMQRFARSAALYLNAQIAAGAQAVQVFDSWVGCLGPGDYRRYVLPYTQELINALDPSAVVIHFAAGNPELLPLASEAGGDVIGVDWRTDLAPAWDRLGPNVAVQGNLDPMTLLAPQATIEQRAGDLLKSVANRPGHVFNLGHGIVPQTPPENARALVDFVHEWSS, from the coding sequence ATGAGCGAAGCCGTTGTGACTAGCGAAGATTCTTCCGGCAAAGCGTTCGCTGGACTGCGCGTGCTCTCGCTCGAGAGCCGTCGCGCTGCTGAGATGGCGCGGCTCATCGAGAAGCACGGCGGCGAGGCGCACGTCAGCCCTTCGATGCGTGAAGAACTTGTCGATGACGACCGCCCCGCGATCGAATTCGCCCATCGATTGGTGGGCGGCGAGATCGACGCGGTGATCCTGCTCACCGGCGTCGGTGTGAAGATGTTCATCGATCAAGTCGAACGCCACGTCGGTCGGCAACGCCTGTTGGACTCGCTTTCGGACATCCCGACGCTCGCGCGCGGGCCGAAGCCCGTCGCCGTGATGCGCGAGCTGGGCCTCAAGCCGACGCTCCGCGCGCCGGCGCCGAATACGTGGCGCGAGGTCCTGGCGACGATCGACACGCAACTGCCCGTCGCGAATCAAACCATCGGTCTGCAAGAATACGGCGAGACGAACCCGAGCCTGATCGCCGGACTCGAAGCCCGCGGCGCGCGGGTCGATCGCTTGCAGGTCTACCGCTGGGCCCTCCCCGACGACACGGCGCCGCTCGAAGCGAACGCCCGCCGCCTCGCCGAGGGCGAAGCCGACGTCGTGATGCTCACCTCCGCCAATCAGCTCAACAACCTGATGGTGGTCGCCGAGCGATTGGGCATCGAGAACGCCGTGCGCGAAGGCTTTCGCAACGCGGTGGTCGTGTCGATCGGCCCCACCACGAGCGAACGCCTCCGCGCGATGGAGCTGCCCGTCGATATCGAATCGAGCGGCGCGATGGGCAAGATGGTCGCCGACGCCGCGGCGGGATCGCACGCGATCTTGGAACGCAAGAAGGGACTCCGCCAATTGCTTGGCGGCGAGCCGGCGACGTTAGTCGTCGGTGGGAAGCGTGTGCCACCCCTTTTTCAAGAGAATAGCACCGACCACTCACGTGGCCGGCTCGCCGACGACACGCGCTTGCAGGTTCTTCGTGACGCCGTCGCCGGTCAACCTTGGGCGGACTCCGACTTCCTCCGCGCTTGCCGCCGCGAACCCGTCTCACGCACGCCCGTGTGGCTGATGCGACAGGCGGGGCGCTACATGCCCGAGTACCGCGCCGTGCGCGCGCAGCACTCGTTCCTCGACCTCTGCAAGAACCCCGCGCTGTGCAGCGAGGTGATGTGCACCGCGGTCGATTACCTCGGCGTCGATGCGGCGATTATCTTCAGTGATCTGTTGCCGATCCTCGAACCGATGGGGCTCGAGCTCGAGTTTGCGCCCGGCGATGGCCCTGTGATCCACAACCCGGTGCGCGAGGCCGAGGACGTCGAGCGCGTCATCGACCTCACGAGCGTCGACGCGTTGTGGTTCGTCGTCGAGACGGTGCGCAAGACCCGCGCGGACTTGCCGAGCCATCTGCCGCTGATTGGTTTCGCCGGCGCGCCGTTCACGCTCGCCAGCTACGTGATCGAAGGGGGCGGCAGCCGCAACTACCTGCACACACGCACGCTGATGCAACGCGACGAAGGCGCGTGGCGCGAGTTGATGCAGCGCTTCGCCCGCTCCGCCGCGTTGTACCTCAACGCCCAGATCGCCGCCGGCGCGCAGGCGGTGCAGGTCTTCGACAGCTGGGTCGGCTGCCTCGGCCCCGGCGACTACCGCCGCTACGTGCTGCCCTACACGCAAGAGTTGATCAATGCGCTCGACCCCTCGGCCGTGGTGATTCACTTCGCCGCGGGGAACCCCGAGCTATTGCCGCTAGCCTCGGAAGCGGGCGGCGACGTGATCGGCGTCGATTGGCGCACCGACCTCGCGCCGGCGTGGGACCGGCTCGGCCCGAACGTCGCCGTGCAAGGCAATCTCGACCCAATGACGCTGCTCGCGCCGCAGGCGACCATCGAACAACGCGCCGGCGACCTCCTCAAGAGCGTCGCCAACCGCCCCGGCCACGTCTTCAACCTCGGCCACGGCATCGTGCCGCAGACGCCACCGGAGAACGCGCGGGCGCTAGTGGACTTTGTCCACGAGTGGTCGTCGTAG